A single window of Drosophila suzukii chromosome 3, CBGP_Dsuzu_IsoJpt1.0, whole genome shotgun sequence DNA harbors:
- the Nuak gene encoding uncharacterized protein Nuak isoform X4 produces MVISKPDGAAPNGAAGGAGATPAAQAAAPAGLDAAGNSLAHPSGIPQDQIDNIMSGIANTGNVKMNNHRKKLRQRFDIIKKLGQGTYGKVQLGINKETGQEVAIKTIKKCKIEAEADLVRIRREVQIMSSVHHPNIIHIYEVFENREKMVLVMEFAAGGELYDYLSERKVLTEEEARRIFRQVATAVYYCHKHKICHRDLKLENILLDEKGNAKIADFGLSNVFDDQRLLGTFCGSPLYASPEIVEGTPYQGPEVDCWSLGVLLYTLVYGSMPFDGSNFKRLVKQISQGDYYEPKKPSRASTLIRDMLTVCPRKRASIEQICSHWWVNENDNVSCLDLAEDLANQTPVRLDVLLSLTPATITADQLVVPSAEGAAAAKAAANERVPRSHSVGSIRDMGPPNTEAERRILDMVAAGGEAALMPSPTRTITPAQSPVQTKRKLQPTVSTENAAGTTAKKKEKPANSSFVISKDGAPLTEVPPPTIIEPQVTPMEAETIANVAEEVPAPSYSQKDMQMVGDLCEQLMGDGTKSSSTTSPAAAPPAPTPVARQATRGKLDAVVETPEEKDATKVIKKFVNKHKTADLVNAINESASKATAPVVAPPPFVRKCSLQDESTLNKFNAERRKSRILETAEKFQPPPPVTGAGAAAAPEKPKKLSIPGVSVGSFKKEFEKKATNPPAVEGPTPGELRAQEQVAAAAAAAQEAEALSTPPPSPGVAQSLEGSDSKNSVASVSLDEARRSMENSIALLLQAQNESSKEVDQLCAQTETIGVSEPATQQERERKLKNARAIIGNAIQPASPGIEGPPTPPGAVKTSTASITLKSATLPRRKINAKAEVQLDIKPRIPEQGAPPQPGMRFSTEMQHPVADLRSAPPREGPIPYSPIKTTVQARATSLEPKEHVITIQRPPTQHAYGRTSSNTTTRSGSLSRQSTVESESDATTTATNLSQATITSTSQPIKKSPREFIIPIAVEGGGFITPRERSVEPSESSHTTSSRSTFTRLRPSRRIGSLLSEAGFDEGSPFQKMRTTSISRDGVSGGAEDEARFTPHRLRSSRPVKKISQDNDSQSSNEEDDDDDDGFEILTAENLFSTLLQRVRALTNRLNVNSDLSVGFPSHSSRLLTDISRQAQSHSPFWSQGSPFASVLRSQVSYTYSETVEKKKVRLNSSNSSGLGAPWRHSMSRDLGSDMESMFSRTGATLPRGHHQGKGKPSSAPAQVEKDSVNGSSTATASSEEPLDLADLDLSRLRLSKKDLETLSSITPGLPKCFQEQLLAKLPPTQARKLSRTLSVQTSAPSSSSTPKVYKRSQSGGRGYQPEQQQQQLQEDLVDLTKSKPLTDAPKTTAASTAIYRRSLSRSLAPTQNSGQDSESRATAQTTKSRSSSVCRDDYGKSSLCSSSTYTSDISEKYKYYSPYLSKSSNVSPSQAAKDAPEKRYSGGLGRPPSGCLSPPPQLPQVAATEGSSSLRIGRSSQRRISRFLRPDFFDDPRDRETQSMLREIREKSIDRQERGQEQEQTQAQAQAQDLRRRKHSLPNVDQTEAPPEAAPIRSSMRHSRNKSMELFTDAESNGQVQEPVKSSSARQRSVSRARELETELDKHELADKILQELQLLSAVRTQHEQAQESEKTEETSTIKKVKKMKPKESPANEPEPSKISTMTTSSSTTLVRKVKKVVKKTDEGAKATGTESADLVSSAPKETKLKRPKSYPMKDLGLSLKSSADLPEPTASLLPSKLPSKLPSGLTNESAGESAPRESRLMRPKSYPATKLATPKDLRKVTRSGVAIPTITEAIPTPSAMATPTSSKSTSEEKSLSATPTGTMSTVTDAKDTGSSSSDSRPTTIKKIIKVSKKSKLIPPTPVTPTTPTTTATTTANTTPVDSSKESSPVIKAKEKSPEKKPSKGLLYALGQKFEKLRDSAMSKEKKSGSAGAAAASLACTQKQGSPEERSSPEKYKKKVVETEKSLDIAAPEDKRVDKRSRFDTMLRSLRERSVPRSQPNGRVSPKRAASVEELHAGSQEGQGKSGGAVNKMFGGFLRRFDRESSEQRRVRSTRSTSNIERQVREEQDRLLDASLPTSPIYQNVVKTQGSKVKATPTPAAVEENCNCETACPDCRQNKVQNLTTSSAPSNTAQAASSKEKRKGLMLDLASANASGSGAPSSVTTATTTTTSGSSYRGSKTNPALLNGNGALGMGIYSNLPPYPGAIKSASSNNSSSQQSMENATNNNSTNTNNNCSSQTSGYRTSSAHEINRNNPLLTPSFENIANYSSDSRSYQDDCASTSTFLSPTEEPELYFDNWSICSEDNYMLHATPSPTVSRLSRASLSSPTRCSESSDPNESVIDRIKRRSFYSRFNEQKKPRRTSSIVGPSAVRDYYREQQAAVKARSSHKLHAPDPMDPPPRAHSPDIAQQFFRPLKLSPVGTELKPPVYRSPLDYSSSSAGATSKPRKSLNDIRNTSPSFLSKRYETTDYSSVPMRYKSSSSSSPSNGAIASGYYNTYNPKRRSSYTLNGSLPTATSGSSAAGSSHLDGYATLGRRSIRPYDHRTMSLLEPPTTSSSRSGEGVSSYQRREARTPVRDYTSSISRSGSRYRTSSATRSPTNI; encoded by the exons ATGGTGATAAGCAAACCCGATGGAGCGGCGCCCAATGGAGCGGCGGGAGGAGCGGGCGCCACACCAGCCGCACAGGCAGCTGCTCCAGCTGGCCTCGATGCCGCCGGGAATAGTCTGGCGCATCCCTCGGGGATACCGCAGGACCAAATAGACAATATCATGAGCGGCATCGCCAATACCGGCAACGTCAAAATGAACAATCACCGCAAGAAGCTGCGACAAAG ATTTGATATTATTAAGAAACTAGGACAAGGCACATACGGCAAGGTGCAATTAGGTATTAATAAGGAAACCGGCCAGGAGGTGGCCATCAAAACCATCAAGAAGTGCAAAATCGAGGCCGAGGCGGATTTGGTGCGCATCCGGCGCGAAGTTCAGATCATGAGCTCAGTGCATCATCCCAACATCATCCACATCTACGAAG TATTCGAGAACCGTGAGAAAATGGTGCTAGTCATGGAGTTTGCCGCTGGCGGCGAGCTCTACGACTATCTGTCCGAAAGGAAGGTTCTCACCGAGGAGGAGGCGCGTCGGATCTTCCGCCAGGTGGCCACCGCCGTCTACTACTGTCACAAGCACAAGATCTGCCATCGCGATCTCAAACTGGAGAACATCCTGCTGGACGAGAAGGGCAATGCCAAG ATTGCGGATTTTGGTCTGTCGAATGTGTTTGATGATCAGCGCCTGCTGGGCACCTTCTGCGGTTCCCCACTCTACGCCTCGCCAGAAATCGTGGAAGGAACTCCGTACCAGGGGCCCGAGGTGGACTGCTGGTCACTGGGCGTGCTGCTCTACACACTGGTCTACGGCTCCATGCCCTTCGACGGGTCCAACTTTAAGCGGCTTGTGAAGCAGATTAGTCAGGGTGACTACTATGAGCCCAAGAAACCTTCGAGAGCCTCTACTCTGATCCGCGACATGCTGACTGTGTGTCCAAGGAAGCGGGCTAGCATTGAACAGATCTGCTCGCATTGGTGGGTGAACGAAAACGATAATGTATCCTGTCTGGACCTGGCCGAGGATCTGGCCAATCAGACCCCCGTGCGATTGGATGTCCTGCTGTCACTCACGCCGGCCACAATTACGGCGGATCAGCTGGTGGTGCCATCGGCGGAGGGAGCAGCTGCAGCCAAGGCGGCGGCCAATGAACGCGTTCCTCGCTCCCATTCGGTGGGCTCGATCCGGGACATGGGACCACCGAACACGGAGGCGGAGCGCCGCATCCTGGACATGGTGGCCG CTGGTGGAGAAGCCGCCCTGATGCCCTCACCCACCAGGACCATTACTCCCGCCCAGAGTCCGGTGCAGACGAAGAGGAAGCTGCAGCCCACTGTTTCCACGGAGAATGCAGCCGGAACCACGGCCAAAAAGAAGGAGAAGCCAGCCAATAGCTCGTTTGTGATCAGCAAGGATGGGGCGCCACTGACTGAGGTACCACCACCCACCATCATCGAACCCCAAGTCACGCCCATGGAGGCGGAAACGATTGCCAATGTAGCAGAGGAAGTTCCAGCTCCCAGTTACTCCCAGAAAGACATGCAAATGGTGGGTGATCTCTGCGAACAGCTGATGGGAGATGGAACcaaaagcagcagcaccacctCACCGGCAGCTGCACCACCTGCACCCACACCAGTTGCTCGCCAGGCCACCAGAGGAAAACTGGACGCTGTGGTGGAGACTCCGGAGGAGAAGGATGCCACCAAGGTGATCAAGAAGTTTGTGAACAAGCACAAGACCGCCGATCTGGTGAATGCCATCAATGAAAGTGCCTCCAAGGCCACGGCGCCAGTGGTGGCTCCACCACCCTTTGTGCGCAAGTGCAGCCTGCAGGATGAGTCCACGCTGAACAAGTTCAATGCGGAGCGGAGGAAATCGCGAATCCTGGAAACTGCCGAGAAGTTCCAACCCCCGCCGCCGGTgacaggagcaggagcagcagcagctccgGAGAAACCCAAGAAACTTAGCATACCCGGCGTCAGTGTGGGCAGTTTCAAGAAGGAGTTCGAGAAGAAGGCCACCAATCCGCCGGCTGTTGAAGGGCCCACGCCCGGTGAGCTGAGGGCTCAGGAGCAAGTTGCTGCAGCGGCTGCGGCCGCCCAGGAAGCCGAAGCACTGAGCACGCCACCCCCGTCACCAGGGGTGGCCCAATCCCTGGAGGGCAGCGACTCTAAGAACTCGGTGGCCTCGGTTTCCCTGGACGAGGCCCGACGCTCCATGGAGAACTCCATTGCCCTACTGCTGCAGGCCCAAAACGAGTCCAGCAAGGAGGTGGACCAGCTGTGTGCCCAAACGGAGACCATCGGGGTCAGTGAACCGGCGACTCAGCAGGAGCGCGAGCGTAAGTTGAAGAACGCCCGCGCCATCATCGGAAATGCCATCCAGCCAG CCTCACCGGGCATCGAAGGACCTCCAACTCCACCCGGAGCAGTGAAGACATCGACGGCCTCGATTACCCTCAAATCGGCCACCCTGCCGCGTCGCAAGATAAACGCCAAGGCGGAGGTGCAGTTGGACATCAAGCCACGAATCCCGGAACAGGGGGCACCTCCCCAGCCGGGGATGCGCTTCAGCACGGAGATGCAACATCCGGTGGCCGATCTGCGCAGTGCCCCGCCCCGCGAGGGCCCCATCCCCTACAGCCCCATCAAGACGACGGTGCAGGCGAGGGCCACCAGCCTGGAGCCCAAGGAGCACGTCATCACCATCCAGCGACCGCCCACGCAGCACGCCTACGGACGCACCAGCTCCAACACAACCACGCG TTCCGGCTCGCTGTCACGGCAGTCGACGGTGGAATCCGAGTCGGATGCGACCACCACGGCCACGAATCTGTCGCAGGCCACCATCACGAGCACCTCGCAGCCCATCAAGAAGAGTCCGCGGGAGTTTATCATCCCGATTGCCGTCGAGGGAGGCGGTTTCATCACGCCCCGGGAACGCAGCGTGGAGCCTTCGGAATCGAGCCACACCACCAGCAGTCGGTCCACGTTCACCCGCCTGCGTCCATCGCGTCGCATTGG CTCACTGTTAAGCGAGGCGGGCTTCGATGAGGGCTCGCCATTCCAGAAGATGCGCACCACGTCGATATCCCGGGATGGCGTCAGCGGTGGAGCCGAGGATGAGGCCCGCTTCACCCCGCACCGACTCAG AAGCTCAAGACCTGTCAAGAAAATTAGTCAAGACAACGATTCGCAAAGCTCCAACGAGGAggacgatgacgatgacgatgGCTTTGAGATACTCACGGCGGAGAATCTGTTCTCGACTTTGCTGCAGCGG GTGCGGGCCCTAACGAATCGCCTGAATGTCAACAGTGACCTGTCGGTCGGTTTCCCCAGCCATTCTAGTCGCCTGCTGACGGACATTTCGCGGCAGGCCCAAAGTCACAGTCCATTCTGGAGCCAGGGCAGTCCCTTTGCCAG TGTGCTTAGATCTCAAGTTAGTTATACGTATAGCGAAACGGTCGAGAAGAAGAAAGT CCGCCtaaacagcagcaacagcagcggaTTGGGAGCTCCGTGGCGACATAGTATGTCCCGGGATCTGGGCAGCGACATGGAATCGATGTTCTCGCGCACGGGGGCCACGCTGCCAAGAG GTCATCATCAAGGCAAGGGTAAACCCAGCTCAGCTCCTGCCCAGGTGGAAAAGGATTCGGTTAATGGATCTTCAACGGCAACTGCGAGCAGCGAGGAGCCCTTGGACCTGGCTGATTTAGATCTCTCCAGGCTGCGACTGAGCAAAAAGGATTTGGAGACCTTGTCCAGCATTACACCTGGATTGCCCAAGTGTTTTCAGGAGCAGTTGCTGGCCAAACTGCCGCCCACTCAGGCTCGCAAGTTATCCCGCACCCTGAGCGTTCAGACCAGTGCTCCCAGTAGCTCCTCCACTCCGAAGGTCTACAAACGCAGCCAGAGCGGCGGAAGGGGCTACCAAccggagcagcagcagcagcagctacAGGAGGATTTGGTGGACCTGACCAAGAGCAAACCCCTGACAGATGCACCCAAAACCACTGCAGCTAGCACAGCCATTTACAGGCGAAGCCTCAGTCGCAGTCTGGCGCCCACGCAGAATTCTGGCCAGGATTCAGAGAGCCGGGCCACCGCACAGACAACCAAAAGCCGCAGCAGCAGTGTCTGCCGGGATGACTATGGCAAATCCTCCctgtgcagcagcagcacttACACCAGCGATATCAGCGAGAAGTACAAGTACTACTCCCCCTATCTCAGCAAATCCAGCAATGTGAGTCCATCCCAGGCTGCCAAGGATGCCCCGGAGAAGCGTTACAGTGGTGGACTTGGACGTCCTCCAAGTGGATGCCTTTCACCACCACCGCAATTGCCACAAGTGGCTGCCACGGAGGGCAGCAGTTCTCTGAGGATTGGACGCTCCTCGCAGCGACGAATTTCCCGCTTTCTGCGTCCCGACTTCTTCGATGATCCCAGGGATCGGGAAACCCAGAGCATGCTCAGGGAAATCCGAGAAAAATCCATCGATCGTCAGGAAAGGgggcaggagcaggagcagacGCAGGCGCAGGCGCAGGCACAGGATCTGAGGCGTCGCAAGCACAGTTTGCCCAATGTGGATCAGACGGAGGCTCCTCCGGAAGCGGCACCCATCAGATCCTCCATGCGACATTCACGCAACAAGAGTATGGAACTATTTACCGATGCCGAATCAAATGGTCAGGTTCAGGAACCAGTCAAATCCTCATCAGCCAGGCAGCGAAGTGTTTCCAGGGCTCGGGAACTGGAAACAGAACTGGACAAGCACGAGCTGGCGGACAAGATACTCCAGGAGCTGCAGCTCCTATCCGCCGTGAGAACCCAACATGAACAGGCCCAGGAATCGGAGAAAACGGAAGAGACATCCACTATCAAAAAGGTGAAGAAGATGAAACCCAAAGAGTCCCCAGCAAATGAGCCAGAGCCATCCAAAATCTCTACCATGACTACCTCATCATCAACCACTTTGGTGAGAAAAGTCAAGAAGGTGGTTAAGAAAACGGATGAAGGTGCCAAGGCAACTGGCACCGAGAGTGCTGATCTGGTTAGCTCTGCTCCCAAGGAAACCAAATTGAAGAGACCCAAATCGTATCCCATGAAAGATCTTGGCTTGAGCCTCAAATCCTCTGCTGATCTTCCAGAACCAACTGCCTCACTACTGCCCAGCAAATTGCCCAGCAAGCTGCCCTCGGGGCTCACCAATGAATCTGCAGGAGAGTCTGCTCCCCGAGAGAGTAGGCTGATGAGGCCCAAAAGCTACCCAGCCACCAAACTGGCCACGCCCAAAGATCTGCGCAAGGTAACCCGCAGTGGAGTGGCCATACCCACTATCACCGAAGCTATTCCTACTCCATCGGCCATGGCGACGCCAACTAGTTCTAAATCCACTTCCGAAGAGAAATCACTGTCAGCCACACCAACTGGAACCATGTCTACCGTTACGGATGCCAAGGATActggttcttcttccagcgaTTCGCGACCCACGACCATTAAGAAGATCATCAAGGTGTCCAAGaaatccaagcttataccaCCCACACCTGTGACCCCCACCACACCAACCACAACTGCAACCACTACTGCAAATACCACACCTGTAGACAGCTCCAAGGAGTCGAGTCCGGTGATCAAGGCCAAAGAGAAGTCACCAGAGAAGAAGCCCAGCAAGGGATTGCTCTACGCCTTGGGGCAGAAGTTCGAGAAACTGCGGGACTCCGCCATGAGCAAGGAGAAAAAGTCTGGCTCTGCTGGAGCGGCAGCAGCATCCCTGGCCTGCACCCAAAAGCAGGGATCCCCAGAGGAACGCAGCTCGCCGGAGAAGTACAAGAAGAAGGTTGTGGAAACGGAGAAATCCCTAGATATTGCTGCCCCAGAAGACAAACGAGTGGATAAACGATCTCGCTTTGACACTATGCTGCGCTCCTTAAGGGAGAGATCCGTACCCAGATCCCAGCCCAATGGACGAGTGAGTCCCAAGCGAGCAGCCAGTGTGGAGGAGCTCCATGCCGGGTCACAAGAGGGCCAGGGAAAATCCGGTGGAGCAGTTAACAAGATGTTCGGAGGCTTCTTGCGTCGCTTTGACAGGGAGAGTAGTGAACAACGCCGGGTCAGGAGCACCCGATCCACTAGCAATATTGAGCGGCAGGTGCGTGAGGAGCAGGATCGGCTGCTGGATGCTTCGCTGCCCACATCACCCATCTATCAGAATGTGGTCAAGACCCAGGGGTCGAAGGTCAAGGCTACTCCAACGCCAGCAGCCGTTGAGGAGAACTGCAATTGCGAGACAGCCTGTCCAGATTGCCGGCAAAACAAGGTACAGAACCTGACCACCAGCAGTGCTCCAAGCAATACAGCACAAGCTGCAAGCAGCAAGGAGAAGCGGAAGGGTCTGATGCTGGATTTGGCCAGCGCCAATGCCTCTGGCAGCGGAGCTCCCAGCTCGGTGACCACAGCcaccacaaccaccaccaGCGGGAGCAGCTATCGTGGATCCAAAACCAATCCGGCTTTGCTCAATGGCAACGGGGCATTGGGCATGGGCATCTACTCGAATCTGCCCCCCTATCCGGGAGCCATCAAGAGTGCTAGCTCCAACAACAGCTCCAGCCAGCAGTCCATGGAGAATGCCACCAACAATAACTCTACCAATACCAACAATAACTGCAGTTCGCAAACCTCTGGCTACAGGACCTCATCGGCCCATGAGATCAATCGGAATAATCCCCTGCTGACGCCCTCGTTCGAGAACATTGCCAACTACTCCTCGGATTCGAGGAGCTACCAGGATGACTGTGCCTCTACCTCGACTTTCCTCTCGCCCACCGAAGAGCCGGAGTTGTACTTTGACAATTGGTCCATCTGCTCCGAGGACAACTATATGTTGCATGCCACGCCCTCGCCCACAGTTTCCCGGCTATCCAGGGCTTCCCTGTCCTCGCCCACCCGCTGCTCCGAGAGCTCCGATCCCAACGAGAGTGTGATCGATAGGATCAAGCGCCGCAGCTTCTACAGCCGTTTCAATGAGCAAAAGAAACCACGACGTACGAGCAGCATAGTGGGTCCTTCTGCGGTAAGGGATTACTATAGGGAGCAACAGGCGGCGGTTAAGGCGCGTTCCAGTCACAAGCTGCATGCGCCGGATCCCATGGATCCACCACCAAGAGCCCATTCGCCGGACATAGCCCAGCAGTTCTTCAGGCCGCTGAAACTGAGTCCCGTGGGCACGGAACTCAAGCCACCGGTCTACCGCTCGCCACTAGATTACTCGTCCTCCTCGGCGGGGGCCACCAGCAAGCCGAGGAAGAGCTTGAACGACATTAGGAATACCTCACCCTCGTTCCTTAGCAAACGGTACGAGACGACCGACTACAGTTCGGTGCCCATGCGGTACAAGAGCTCCTCCAGTTCGAGTCCGAGCAATGGAGCCATCGCCAGTGGCTATTACAACACTTACAATCCGAAGCGCAGGTCATCGTATACGCTGAATGGCAGCCTGCCCACCGCCACCAGTGGAAGCAGTGCAGCCGGGAGCAGCCACCTGGATGGCTATGCCACCCTGGGCAGGCGATCCATTAGGCCCTATGATCATCGTACCATGTCCCTCCTGGAGCCACCGACGACGAGCAGCAGCCGGAGCGGTGAGGGAGTTTCCTCCTATCAGAGGAGAGAGGCGAGGACGCCAGTTAGGGATTACACCTCCAGCATTTCACG CTCCGGATCACGTTACCGCACTTCATCGGCCACTCGCAGTCCGACAAACATTTGA